One [Clostridium] saccharolyticum WM1 DNA segment encodes these proteins:
- a CDS encoding P-loop NTPase family protein, with protein MNRDVLHCTGLTKIEAGETIFHDISFNLHYGKIIACTGAGTHALIRILIGKDANYIGKFQIDGSMGYVLLSDTVPLEQTPLQVLQKANAKHETDNMLTGMLLIAGLDGKEKMLCSELTSGEIRRLLVIREILKAPDLLVLEDMFTDASAYDQKIIKRMLIEVNAYIAVLLTASSAERMRGLTDQVINLNTGQMKLEEDGQHNEFRQ; from the coding sequence ATGAACCGTGATGTACTGCACTGTACCGGTCTCACGAAAATAGAGGCCGGGGAAACAATCTTTCATGATATCAGCTTTAATCTGCACTACGGGAAAATCATAGCCTGTACAGGAGCCGGAACCCACGCGCTAATACGGATTTTGATCGGCAAAGATGCCAATTACATAGGGAAGTTTCAAATCGACGGGTCTATGGGATATGTGCTGCTGTCGGACACAGTCCCACTGGAGCAGACCCCCTTACAGGTCTTACAGAAAGCAAATGCAAAGCACGAAACTGACAATATGCTAACCGGTATGCTGTTGATTGCCGGGCTGGATGGTAAGGAGAAGATGCTATGCAGCGAACTGACATCAGGCGAGATCCGCAGACTGCTGGTGATACGAGAAATCCTGAAAGCTCCTGATTTATTGGTTCTGGAGGATATGTTTACAGATGCTTCAGCGTATGATCAAAAAATCATAAAGAGAATGCTCATTGAGGTTAACGCATACATAGCCGTGCTTCTAACCGCGTCCTCCGCAGAGCGTATGCGCGGACTTACTGATCAGGTTATAAATCTGAATACCGGTCAAATGAAGCTGGAAGAGGATGGGCAGCATAATGAATTTCGACAGTAA
- a CDS encoding sigma-70 family RNA polymerase sigma factor — MSVNKKYTIIVKRQRVEVSEAVYRAYHKEREAERYQNKLIRQNELSLERFHEDGVNIDYLIVRVQPDIVDKLIHQEQLESLWAALDILPEDERSLIDEIFFNEKSESQIAQSIGLNQSTVSRRLSKILSKLKKLIEI, encoded by the coding sequence ATGTCAGTGAATAAAAAATATACCATTATTGTAAAAAGGCAGCGTGTGGAGGTCAGCGAAGCCGTCTACCGTGCCTATCATAAAGAGCGTGAAGCGGAGCGCTATCAGAACAAGCTGATTCGCCAGAATGAGCTGTCGCTGGAGCGGTTCCATGAGGATGGTGTTAACATTGATTACCTCATAGTCCGTGTTCAGCCGGACATAGTGGACAAGCTCATACATCAGGAGCAGCTGGAGTCACTGTGGGCTGCTCTTGACATCTTGCCGGAGGATGAACGCTCTCTCATTGACGAAATATTCTTCAATGAGAAAAGCGAGTCACAGATTGCTCAAAGCATTGGACTCAACCAATCTACGGTTAGTCGCAGGCTTTCAAAAATTTTATCTAAGCTGAAGAAACTAATAGAAATTTAG
- a CDS encoding GntR family transcriptional regulator: MNFDSKIPIYLQLHNHFQKLILSGELAPGMPIPSFRKIASEAQVNTNTVQRAMISLVHEGLVGKETGKGYSVIKDQEKIMYRRQELVQYTTKQFLHAMKALGYDRQQIIEVVFQYSNDNSDYGFENRIPTKGKLAER; encoded by the coding sequence ATGAATTTCGACAGTAAAATTCCCATCTATCTTCAATTACATAATCACTTTCAAAAATTGATTTTATCCGGTGAATTGGCACCGGGTATGCCAATTCCTTCGTTTAGAAAAATAGCGTCCGAAGCACAGGTCAACACAAATACCGTACAGCGCGCCATGATTTCTTTGGTTCATGAAGGTTTGGTGGGGAAGGAAACAGGAAAAGGTTACTCGGTGATTAAGGATCAGGAAAAAATCATGTACCGGCGTCAGGAACTGGTTCAGTATACAACCAAGCAGTTCCTGCATGCAATGAAAGCACTTGGATATGACAGGCAGCAGATCATTGAAGTGGTATTTCAATATTCCAATGACAACTCTGATTATGGTTTTGAAAATAGAATTCCGACAAAGGGCAAACTTGCCGAAAGGTAA
- the tnpC gene encoding IS66 family transposase has translation MEKTTITKDELNNLSKDMIVMLYLQLHESFQLISEQNTTIQKQNEQMLHQVESLKEQISILTQNRFGRKSEKTLPTEGQLSFDLENLCILNEAESLTENGIPEELDMETVLVRKRKPRSKGKRDINLKDIETIVVSHERTEKELSEHFPKGWHYLPDEIYKELKYVPAHFEVLEHHIKVYAGNHDTGGILRAEVPLRLLSHSILTPELAGAIINAKYVNAVPLNRLSEEFLRNDVNIPRQDMAGWMIRIHQYYLGPIHDMMKAEIMKSHHIHCDETPFVMPEKCKQYMWVYHSPGSSEKPPVFLYEYPGTRGTAAPREFLKGYKGTLVTDGYQVYHTLAKERSDDLKVAGCWSHARRRFAEIVKASGKNGPSTPGQKIAAEAVKRIAAIYHVDHMYEKSSDEERLDHRKNSVKPLMDAYFEWIKENAGKTGLDKSSKLAGALDYSIHQEQFLRVFLEDPKIPLDNNDAERSIRSFCVGKHSWHIIDSKNGAEASAALYSIAETAKANGLKPYEYFSYLLEQLMHYPRNNVPDDELVKLMPWSEELPDRCRKLKTR, from the coding sequence GATATGATTGTTATGCTTTACTTGCAGCTGCATGAAAGTTTCCAGCTTATTTCGGAGCAGAATACTACCATTCAAAAGCAGAATGAGCAGATGCTCCATCAAGTTGAAAGTCTAAAGGAACAAATCTCTATTCTTACACAGAATCGGTTTGGCAGGAAATCTGAGAAGACTCTGCCGACAGAAGGACAATTATCTTTCGATCTTGAAAACCTGTGTATCCTCAATGAGGCTGAGTCACTGACTGAGAATGGAATTCCCGAAGAACTAGATATGGAAACAGTCCTTGTTCGTAAGCGCAAGCCTCGTTCCAAGGGAAAGCGTGATATCAACCTGAAGGATATCGAGACCATCGTCGTATCGCATGAACGTACTGAAAAAGAGCTCTCAGAACACTTCCCAAAGGGCTGGCATTATCTGCCGGATGAAATATACAAAGAGCTAAAGTATGTACCGGCTCACTTCGAAGTACTGGAGCATCACATCAAAGTATATGCCGGAAATCATGATACCGGTGGGATTCTTCGCGCAGAGGTTCCTCTGCGTCTATTAAGTCACAGCATCCTTACCCCGGAACTGGCAGGAGCCATCATTAACGCCAAGTATGTCAATGCGGTACCATTAAACCGGCTTTCTGAAGAGTTTTTAAGGAATGACGTTAACATTCCAAGACAGGATATGGCAGGGTGGATGATCCGTATTCACCAATACTATCTTGGCCCGATACATGACATGATGAAGGCAGAGATTATGAAAAGCCATCATATACACTGTGACGAAACCCCTTTTGTAATGCCAGAAAAATGTAAGCAGTACATGTGGGTCTACCATTCACCTGGCAGTTCGGAAAAACCACCGGTCTTCCTTTACGAGTATCCAGGAACGAGAGGGACTGCCGCCCCAAGAGAATTCCTAAAAGGATACAAAGGGACTCTTGTGACAGATGGTTATCAGGTATATCACACCCTGGCGAAGGAACGGTCTGATGATCTGAAGGTTGCTGGCTGCTGGTCTCATGCCAGAAGACGGTTCGCTGAGATTGTAAAAGCCAGTGGAAAAAACGGTCCTTCCACACCTGGACAGAAAATAGCAGCTGAAGCAGTAAAAAGGATCGCTGCTATCTATCATGTGGATCATATGTATGAAAAATCATCCGATGAAGAAAGACTGGATCATAGAAAAAACTCAGTCAAACCTCTGATGGATGCCTATTTTGAGTGGATAAAAGAGAATGCAGGTAAAACGGGACTGGATAAAAGTTCAAAACTGGCAGGTGCTCTTGATTATTCCATTCATCAGGAACAGTTTTTAAGAGTATTTCTTGAAGATCCGAAAATACCTCTTGATAACAATGATGCAGAAAGAAGTATCCGTTCATTCTGTGTTGGTAAACACAGCTGGCACATCATCGATTCGAAGAACGGTGCAGAGGCTAGCGCTGCCTTATATAGCATTGCTGAAACAGCAAAAGCGAATGGTCTTAAGCCGTATGAGTACTTCTCTTATCTGCTTGAGCAGTTAATGCATTATCCAAGAAATAATGTTCCGGATGATGAACTGGTAAAACTAATGCCGTGGTCAGAGGAATTGCCAGATCGTTGTAGAAAACTAAAAACACGGTAA
- a CDS encoding ABC transporter permease yields the protein MNLIRTEFQKLKRYSIILVGIIGVTCSPIISIAMQNMMSDDAKTVLNYTFPDLLNSTIWNNMTIFFPMILALIGGYMINREYTDDTLKNLLTVPVSFPRLMTGKLTALGMVALLLGLYNAFVTIIVGLICCPENMSLSIILSGSVQIIGMALFICIGEFPLIALCGRRQDAFRGGAVVAFLLGYITIYFKNPVIRNLWPLSAGLSIVRFGGEGFVSDTAGSYASTQNVLIGICVILAMILLTGIIINIPSKDAAAAASLKKSGHGKHNR from the coding sequence ATGAATTTGATTCGCACAGAATTTCAAAAACTGAAACGGTACAGCATCATCCTCGTTGGCATCATCGGTGTAACCTGTTCTCCTATCATTTCGATTGCAATGCAGAACATGATGTCGGACGACGCCAAGACCGTTTTGAACTATACATTTCCTGATTTACTTAACAGCACCATCTGGAACAACATGACAATCTTTTTCCCTATGATTCTCGCCCTGATCGGTGGCTATATGATTAACCGGGAATACACGGATGACACTCTCAAGAATCTGCTGACCGTCCCCGTCAGTTTTCCACGCCTTATGACTGGCAAGCTGACCGCCCTCGGTATGGTTGCGTTGCTGCTCGGTCTTTATAACGCATTCGTTACAATAATCGTCGGCCTGATCTGCTGCCCGGAAAACATGTCGCTAAGCATCATTTTATCGGGTAGTGTCCAGATTATCGGAATGGCCTTGTTTATCTGCATTGGGGAATTCCCTCTGATCGCCCTTTGCGGGCGCAGACAGGACGCTTTCCGGGGCGGAGCCGTGGTTGCATTCCTTCTCGGATACATTACGATTTACTTTAAGAATCCCGTGATTCGCAATCTGTGGCCGTTGTCAGCCGGACTCAGTATCGTACGCTTCGGCGGCGAGGGCTTTGTGTCCGATACCGCAGGCAGCTATGCTTCCACGCAGAACGTTTTAATTGGCATCTGCGTAATCTTAGCAATGATACTGCTGACCGGAATCATTATCAATATTCCGAGCAAAGACGCAGCTGCAGCCGCTTCCTTAAAGAAGAGCGGTCACGGCAAGCATAACCGATAG
- a CDS encoding ABC transporter permease: protein MRALHNLILCEFQKFKRRPMFLLATLAAFIFPIVMTALYWNTPTQPDFDNLFSGIVDYGDFLLLLPILVVISTSLFFTEQDSDTLKNLATIPVSRERLVLAKISVMAIVAVAYSLGGFLASAVCAKLLGMALINMGQKFFLSILLGLMLLVASLPCVVLVVWFNKNNLISIVITLFYTIVNYVVHFTDAGMLTPVGVNIGTVLPIPLINRWIYQFYDPGKGSASEFYETMRPYFVSTPVCLVILAVMAVVFTALMIRIYNQREL, encoded by the coding sequence GTGAGGGCATTGCATAACCTGATCCTTTGTGAATTTCAAAAGTTCAAACGGCGTCCCATGTTTCTGCTGGCGACACTGGCGGCATTCATTTTTCCGATTGTGATGACAGCGCTGTACTGGAACACCCCAACGCAGCCGGATTTTGACAATCTATTTTCGGGAATTGTTGACTACGGAGATTTCCTTCTACTGCTTCCCATTTTGGTGGTAATCTCTACTTCGCTGTTTTTTACGGAGCAGGACAGCGACACGTTAAAAAACCTTGCGACGATCCCGGTCTCAAGAGAAAGGCTTGTGCTGGCGAAAATAAGCGTCATGGCGATTGTTGCCGTGGCCTATTCCCTCGGCGGATTTCTAGCCAGTGCAGTGTGCGCAAAGCTGCTGGGCATGGCTCTTATCAATATGGGGCAGAAATTTTTTCTCAGCATTTTGCTTGGGCTTATGCTCCTGGTAGCGTCTCTCCCATGCGTAGTATTAGTGGTGTGGTTCAATAAGAACAACCTGATTTCCATTGTCATCACCCTGTTTTATACGATTGTCAACTACGTCGTCCACTTTACGGACGCAGGCATGCTGACACCTGTCGGTGTGAATATCGGGACGGTGCTGCCCATCCCGCTGATCAACCGCTGGATCTATCAGTTTTACGATCCGGGGAAAGGTTCAGCATCGGAATTTTATGAAACCATGAGGCCATACTTTGTTTCCACCCCCGTCTGCCTTGTAATCCTTGCTGTGATGGCGGTTGTGTTTACCGCGCTGATGATACGGATTTACAACCAGCGCGAACTATAG